A single Arcobacter sp. FWKO B DNA region contains:
- a CDS encoding DedA family protein, translating to MEELIRDWGYIILFLYSFGGGFVALVAAGVLSFSGELNIYMTIAVAAVANFIGDQFLFYMARTNKHFAKDIMQKYGRKVAYTHLLMRKYGYVAIFIQKYLYGVKTLVPLAIGLTKYSFTRFAFYNVFASILWAVVIGTVSYMLGEIVLTYAEEYKYYGVAVILAIVLFVSYLYKRI from the coding sequence ATGGAAGAATTGATAAGAGACTGGGGATATATAATACTATTTTTATATTCCTTTGGTGGTGGTTTTGTAGCACTTGTGGCTGCTGGTGTTCTTAGCTTTAGTGGTGAGCTTAATATTTATATGACTATTGCAGTAGCTGCTGTTGCAAACTTTATAGGTGATCAGTTTTTGTTTTATATGGCAAGGACCAATAAACATTTTGCAAAAGATATAATGCAAAAATATGGTAGAAAAGTAGCATATACACATTTGCTTATGAGAAAGTATGGATATGTAGCTATATTTATCCAAAAATATCTCTATGGTGTGAAAACTTTAGTGCCACTTGCTATTGGGCTTACAAAATATAGTTTTACAAGATTTGCTTTTTATAATGTTTTTGCTTCTATTTTATGGGCAGTTGTAATAGGTACTGTATCGTATATGCTTGGTGAAATAGTGCTTACTTATGCAGAAGAATACAAATACTATGGTGTAGCAGTTATCCTTGCTATTGTGTTATTTGTTTCATATCTCTACAAACGAATATAA
- a CDS encoding ATP-binding protein, giving the protein MKINTISTKLILILLFAISIVFLIRAPINYVDTKKRYLNDLEHKAEILEQRLNLSIASPIWNLHYELVQQIIDIEIQDQYINAILINDIDGNIIANTSKNGIMKRENDYKKFSVVFMDEHIANVYILLDKEFVYDRLKNNFLTFFMQFLFVLVFVAVVFKIAINKFVLQHLKLLTKSISEFSQTKDFDKEIHIKSNDEFKFLADEFNNMKHNLKKSLDELAELNENLEQKIKIEVDKNSQKEKEIYSQSKFIQMGEMISNIAHHWRQPLSAISSTASGMKLQKEFGTLDDSDFISSIDFIMAQTKKLSSTIDDFRKFFIEEQQNKKIEFNLKETVAKLEPIIGAILKEKNIKLLVNIKDDINIYGFQNEFYQVLLNLIHNAIEAYDGNFSDIQKEIRLWAKNDGGTISIVIEDNAGGIPQEYLDRIFDPYFTTKHKKQGIGVSLYMCKEIIYKHHNGNIQVSNTQNGAKFLISIPTI; this is encoded by the coding sequence ATGAAAATAAATACAATATCAACAAAACTTATTTTAATCCTTTTATTTGCTATTAGTATTGTTTTTTTAATAAGAGCTCCAATTAATTATGTTGATACTAAAAAAAGGTATCTTAATGATTTAGAACATAAAGCTGAAATATTAGAGCAGAGGTTAAATCTATCTATAGCATCGCCTATTTGGAATCTTCACTATGAGCTTGTACAACAAATAATAGATATAGAAATTCAAGATCAATACATAAATGCAATACTTATAAATGATATTGATGGAAATATAATTGCTAATACATCAAAAAATGGTATTATGAAAAGGGAAAATGATTATAAAAAGTTTTCAGTTGTATTTATGGATGAACATATTGCTAATGTTTATATTCTTCTTGATAAAGAGTTTGTTTATGATAGATTGAAAAACAATTTTTTAACTTTTTTTATGCAATTTTTGTTTGTTTTAGTATTTGTTGCAGTAGTGTTTAAAATAGCTATTAATAAATTTGTTTTACAACATTTAAAACTTTTAACAAAATCTATATCTGAGTTCTCACAAACAAAAGATTTTGATAAAGAGATACATATAAAAAGTAATGATGAGTTTAAATTTTTAGCAGATGAATTTAATAATATGAAACATAATCTAAAAAAATCATTAGATGAATTAGCAGAATTGAATGAAAATCTAGAACAAAAAATAAAAATAGAAGTAGATAAGAACTCTCAAAAAGAAAAAGAAATATATTCTCAATCAAAATTTATCCAAATGGGTGAAATGATAAGTAATATAGCACATCATTGGAGACAGCCACTTAGTGCAATAAGCTCAACTGCATCTGGAATGAAACTTCAAAAAGAATTTGGTACATTAGATGATAGTGATTTTATAAGTTCGATAGATTTTATTATGGCTCAAACAAAAAAATTATCTTCTACAATAGATGATTTTAGAAAGTTTTTTATTGAAGAACAACAAAATAAGAAAATAGAATTTAATTTAAAAGAAACTGTAGCAAAATTAGAACCAATTATTGGGGCAATCTTAAAAGAAAAGAATATTAAACTTTTAGTCAATATTAAAGATGATATTAATATATATGGTTTTCAAAACGAATTTTATCAAGTTTTACTAAATTTAATACATAATGCTATTGAAGCATATGATGGAAATTTTTCAGATATCCAAAAAGAGATAAGATTGTGGGCAAAAAACGATGGAGGAACCATATCAATTGTTATAGAAGACAATGCTGGTGGTATTCCACAAGAGTATCTTGATAGAATTTTCGATCCTTATTTTACAACTAAACATAAAAAACAAGGTATAGGTGTGAGCTTATATATGTGTAAAGAGATTATATATAAACATCATAATGGTAATATTCAAGTATCAAATACACAAAATGGTGCAAAATTTTTAATTAGTATACCTACTATTTAA
- a CDS encoding prepilin-type N-terminal cleavage/methylation domain-containing protein, producing the protein MNKQNGFTVLEVVVVVLILSIVAGVGISKFYYTQPVIHTAKIKSDISLIRLALSDAKTASVLKNEFFQIKSLDNAQINIPNENLFTGFDDIKLLSYPIISSTSKDAVGGNWVKMSNDTYRAYVSKNDFIDFKYNSLDNSFECDYAIDLCKELRQ; encoded by the coding sequence ATGAATAAACAAAATGGATTTACAGTACTAGAGGTAGTAGTAGTTGTTTTAATATTGTCAATAGTAGCTGGTGTTGGTATATCTAAATTTTACTACACTCAACCAGTCATTCACACAGCAAAAATTAAATCTGATATATCATTAATAAGACTTGCTTTAAGTGATGCAAAAACTGCGTCAGTATTGAAGAATGAGTTTTTCCAAATAAAATCTTTAGATAATGCTCAAATAAATATACCAAATGAAAATCTTTTTACAGGATTTGATGATATAAAACTTTTATCATATCCTATTATATCTTCAACATCTAAAGATGCTGTTGGTGGTAATTGGGTTAAAATGTCAAACGATACATATAGAGCTTATGTATCAAAAAATGATTTTATTGATTTTAAATATAATTCTTTAGATAATTCTTTTGAGTGTGATTACGCTATAGATTTGTGTAAAGAGCTTAGGCAATGA
- a CDS encoding bifunctional aconitate hydratase 2/2-methylisocitrate dehydratase: MALIEEYKVHTSERETLGVPPLPLTVKQTADLVELLKADSIVEADYLMDLLENRINPGVDDAAYVKAAFLNDIVQGKATSKAISKIKAIEILGKMMGGYNVTPLVDALKLDAQTAQAAANELKNTLLVYDAFNDVKDLMDAGNSFAKEVITSWANAEWFTNKAAIAEEMTLTVYKVPGETNTDDLSPAGEAFTRSDIPLHANSMLGARMNDPLNTIKSLKDKGHSIAYVGDVVGTGSSRKSGINSVQWHMGVDIPGVPNKRTGGVVIGSIIAPIFFNTAEDSGCLPIKADVSNMETGDVITVKFYEGKIYKDGAVISEFKAEPNTIADEVRAGGRIPLIIGRGLTTKARTVLGMGEDTIFARPEQPADSGKGYTLAQKMVGKACGVAGVRPGMYVEPICTTVGSQDTTGPMTRDEIKELSALSFSADMVMQSFCHTAAYPKPADIKLQHTLPEFITSRGGVILRPGDGVIHSWLNRLCLPDTVGTGGDSHTRFPIGISFPAGSGLVAFAGVTGAMPLNMPESVLVRFKGKMQPGITLRDLVNAIPYYAIKAGLLTVEKKGKKNIFDGTVLEIEGLDDLKVEQAFELSDASAERSAAACTVKLGIEPVKEYLSSNVKLIEQMIAEGYQDARTLARRAEKMKEWLANPSLMEADKDAEYKTVIEIDLNEITEPILACPNDPDDVATLSEILNDPKRPKNIDEVFVGSCMTNIGLFRALGEVLRGEGAVPTRLWVCPPTKMDQKQLTEEGYYSVFGTAGARLEVPGCSLCMGNQARVADKAVIFSTSTRNFDNRMGKDAQCYLGSAELAAVCAMLGRIPTAKEYYDIVTKKITDDKKSKIYKYLNFHEFGADELKYLVHS, encoded by the coding sequence ATGGCTTTAATAGAAGAATACAAAGTACACACAAGTGAAAGAGAAACACTAGGTGTTCCACCACTTCCACTAACAGTTAAACAAACTGCTGATTTAGTAGAATTATTAAAAGCTGATAGTATAGTAGAAGCTGATTATCTTATGGATCTTTTAGAAAATAGAATCAATCCTGGTGTTGATGATGCTGCATATGTAAAAGCTGCATTTTTGAATGATATCGTTCAAGGAAAAGCTACTTCAAAAGCTATTTCAAAAATCAAAGCTATTGAAATACTTGGTAAAATGATGGGTGGATACAATGTAACACCACTTGTAGATGCTCTTAAACTTGATGCTCAAACAGCACAAGCTGCTGCAAATGAACTAAAAAATACTCTATTGGTATACGATGCATTTAATGATGTAAAAGATTTGATGGATGCTGGAAATAGCTTTGCAAAAGAGGTTATTACATCTTGGGCAAATGCAGAGTGGTTTACTAATAAAGCTGCAATCGCTGAAGAAATGACATTAACTGTATATAAAGTTCCAGGTGAGACAAATACAGATGATTTAAGTCCAGCTGGAGAGGCTTTTACAAGAAGTGATATTCCTTTACATGCTAATTCTATGCTTGGTGCAAGAATGAATGACCCACTTAACACTATCAAGTCATTGAAAGATAAAGGTCACTCAATAGCTTATGTTGGTGATGTTGTAGGAACTGGAAGTAGTAGAAAATCAGGTATCAACTCTGTTCAATGGCATATGGGTGTAGATATTCCAGGTGTTCCAAATAAAAGAACAGGTGGTGTTGTAATAGGTTCTATTATCGCTCCAATTTTCTTCAACACAGCAGAAGATAGTGGTTGTTTACCAATCAAAGCTGATGTTTCAAATATGGAAACTGGTGATGTTATCACTGTTAAGTTTTATGAAGGTAAAATTTACAAAGATGGTGCAGTAATAAGTGAGTTTAAAGCTGAGCCAAATACTATAGCTGATGAAGTAAGAGCTGGGGGAAGAATCCCACTTATCATAGGTAGAGGTTTGACTACAAAAGCAAGAACAGTTCTTGGTATGGGTGAAGATACAATATTTGCTAGACCAGAACAGCCAGCAGATAGTGGTAAAGGTTATACACTAGCACAAAAAATGGTAGGTAAGGCTTGTGGCGTAGCAGGTGTAAGACCTGGTATGTATGTAGAGCCAATTTGTACAACAGTTGGAAGTCAAGATACAACAGGACCAATGACAAGAGATGAGATAAAAGAACTTTCAGCACTTAGCTTTAGTGCAGATATGGTTATGCAATCATTCTGTCATACAGCAGCTTATCCAAAACCAGCTGATATTAAATTACAACACACATTACCAGAGTTTATCACAAGCAGAGGTGGAGTGATACTAAGACCAGGTGATGGTGTTATTCACTCATGGTTGAATAGACTTTGTTTACCTGATACAGTAGGAACAGGAGGAGATAGTCATACAAGATTCCCAATAGGTATATCTTTCCCAGCTGGATCAGGACTTGTTGCATTTGCAGGAGTTACAGGTGCAATGCCTCTTAATATGCCAGAATCTGTACTTGTTAGATTCAAAGGTAAAATGCAACCAGGTATTACTCTAAGAGACCTTGTAAATGCTATTCCTTACTACGCTATAAAAGCAGGACTTTTAACAGTAGAGAAAAAAGGTAAAAAGAATATTTTTGATGGAACTGTTTTAGAAATTGAAGGACTTGATGACCTTAAAGTAGAACAAGCGTTTGAGCTAAGTGATGCAAGTGCAGAAAGAAGTGCAGCAGCTTGTACTGTAAAACTAGGAATTGAGCCAGTAAAAGAGTATTTAAGCTCAAATGTTAAGCTTATAGAGCAAATGATAGCTGAAGGCTACCAAGATGCTAGAACATTAGCTAGAAGAGCTGAGAAAATGAAAGAGTGGTTGGCTAATCCATCATTAATGGAAGCAGATAAAGATGCTGAATACAAAACTGTGATAGAAATTGACTTAAATGAAATTACAGAGCCAATTTTAGCTTGTCCAAATGATCCAGATGATGTAGCAACTTTGAGTGAAATATTAAATGATCCAAAAAGACCTAAAAATATAGACGAAGTATTTGTTGGTAGTTGTATGACAAATATTGGTTTGTTTAGAGCTTTAGGTGAAGTTTTAAGAGGTGAGGGTGCAGTGCCTACAAGACTATGGGTATGTCCTCCTACAAAAATGGATCAAAAACAACTTACAGAAGAGGGTTATTATTCAGTATTTGGAACAGCAGGTGCAAGATTGGAAGTTCCAGGATGTAGCTTATGTATGGGTAACCAAGCAAGAGTTGCTGATAAAGCGGTGATTTTTAGTACAAGTACAAGAAACTTTGATAACAGAATGGGTAAAGATGCACAGTGTTATCTAGGAAGTGCTGAACTTGCAGCTGTTTGTGCAATGCTTGGAAGAATCCCAACAGCAAAAGAGTACTATGATATAGTAACTAAGAAAATAACAGATGATAAAAAATCTAAAATCTACAAATACCTAAACTTCCATGAGTTTGGTGCTGATGAGCTTAAATATTTAGTACATAGTTAA
- a CDS encoding DNA-methyltransferase, with translation MQLNQIYQGDCLEVLNNINKIEKESIQLIFADPPYNLSGNGLKTVGSKTGGDWSMVNEDWDKMDETEFIHFTNDWVKACRNILKPNGSIFIACSYHNIGESIMSLKANGLEVKNIITWNKTNAMPNVTRRVLTHSTEFVIWAVKGKGWVFNYDILKELNPDKQQDGTNKQMKDVWNLPLVQGKERIRDKETNKAAHPTQKPEEMLKRIVLGFSNENDIILDPFCGSGTTVAVAKKYNRKYIGIEKEEKYIKIIEDRLMK, from the coding sequence ATGCAGTTAAATCAAATATACCAAGGTGATTGCCTTGAGGTTTTAAACAATATAAACAAAATTGAAAAAGAGAGTATCCAGTTAATATTTGCTGACCCCCCATATAATTTATCAGGAAATGGACTTAAAACGGTAGGTAGCAAAACAGGTGGCGATTGGTCAATGGTAAATGAGGACTGGGATAAAATGGATGAAACAGAATTTATCCATTTTACCAATGATTGGGTAAAAGCTTGTAGAAATATTTTAAAACCAAATGGGTCTATATTTATAGCTTGTAGTTATCATAATATCGGTGAATCAATAATGAGCCTAAAAGCTAACGGTTTGGAAGTTAAAAATATAATCACTTGGAACAAAACAAACGCAATGCCAAATGTTACAAGAAGAGTCTTAACTCATAGTACAGAGTTTGTGATTTGGGCAGTTAAGGGTAAGGGTTGGGTTTTTAATTATGATATTTTAAAAGAACTAAATCCTGACAAACAACAAGACGGAACAAATAAACAAATGAAAGATGTTTGGAATTTACCTTTGGTTCAAGGTAAAGAGAGAATAAGAGATAAAGAAACCAATAAAGCCGCCCATCCCACTCAAAAACCAGAAGAAATGTTAAAAAGAATTGTACTTGGGTTTTCAAATGAAAATGATATAATACTTGACCCTTTTTGTGGAAGTGGCACAACTGTAGCAGTTGCTAAAAAATACAATAGAAAATATATTGGTATAGAAAAAGAGGAAAAATATATTAAAATCATAGAAGATAGGCTTATGAAATGA
- a CDS encoding primosomal protein N', whose protein sequence is MIYFYEIAVLGSNLQPLTYQSTQNIPIGDIVNIKLRNKIKQGVVISTVQKPDFECLEITEITNLFLSKQMLQLGYFISSYYVSHLGISLSLFTPFDKNIEYHQPIQMIDDKIELSNSQENAYSFIKENKLALLFANTGSGKTEIYIKLIKDALEKGEQALLMMPEISLTPQMQKRLKAVFGDSVALWHSKISKIKKDKILQGLLSGEIKIIAGARSSLFLPFSNLGVIIVDEEHDDSYKSDQSPKYNAKDLAIFVGRTFDKTVVLGSATPSIGSYYKIPYIRLQETYFDTQKEFIFDESKLSINELILNKISNALTHNHQIIVFLPTRANFKYQICDTCAKAVECPYCSVSMSLHKNLKALKCHYCGYTQEIPEHCPSCKIGLIKNYRLGTAEVVQILEEKFSDKVIKRFDRDEITTETKLKTVLNEFNDGKIDILVGTQMLSKGHDYHNVKLAIVLGIDSVLSMNSYRARENALSLLLQIAGRSGRKGFGEVIIQTQNKEFFSNYMLQDDYETFLKDELEFRKELYPPFMKLAKVTFAHTNHNIAYKQMEYNIETLMKNQDIQVIGFGEEGVFKVANKYRYKIMLRSKSPKALLNALYHINSNCASIDMDTI, encoded by the coding sequence ATGATATATTTTTATGAAATAGCGGTATTAGGCTCAAATCTTCAACCACTTACTTATCAAAGTACTCAAAACATTCCCATAGGAGATATTGTTAATATAAAGCTAAGAAATAAGATAAAACAAGGTGTTGTAATATCTACAGTTCAAAAGCCAGATTTTGAATGTTTGGAAATCACAGAAATTACAAATTTATTCTTATCTAAGCAAATGTTGCAATTAGGATATTTTATATCAAGTTATTATGTATCACATCTTGGTATTTCATTGTCTTTATTTACCCCATTTGATAAAAATATTGAGTATCATCAACCAATCCAAATGATAGATGATAAGATAGAACTAAGTAATAGCCAAGAAAATGCATATTCATTTATCAAAGAAAATAAATTGGCTTTGCTATTTGCCAATACAGGTAGTGGTAAAACAGAAATTTATATCAAGCTTATAAAAGATGCTCTTGAAAAAGGGGAACAAGCACTTTTAATGATGCCAGAAATTTCTTTAACACCACAAATGCAAAAAAGACTTAAAGCTGTTTTTGGTGATAGTGTTGCATTATGGCACTCTAAAATATCAAAAATAAAAAAAGATAAAATTTTACAAGGGCTACTAAGCGGTGAAATTAAAATCATAGCAGGTGCAAGATCATCTTTATTTTTACCTTTTTCTAATTTAGGTGTTATTATAGTTGATGAAGAGCATGATGACTCATATAAAAGTGATCAAAGTCCAAAGTATAATGCAAAAGATTTGGCTATATTTGTAGGTAGAACATTTGATAAAACTGTTGTGCTTGGAAGTGCTACACCATCTATAGGCTCATATTATAAGATTCCATATATTAGGCTTCAAGAAACTTATTTTGATACTCAAAAAGAGTTTATTTTTGATGAAAGTAAATTAAGTATCAATGAGCTTATTTTAAATAAAATTTCTAATGCCTTAACTCATAACCATCAAATAATAGTTTTTCTTCCTACAAGAGCAAATTTTAAATATCAAATATGTGATACTTGTGCAAAGGCTGTAGAATGTCCATATTGTAGCGTTAGTATGAGTTTGCATAAAAATCTGAAAGCCTTAAAGTGTCATTACTGTGGCTATACTCAAGAAATACCAGAACACTGCCCATCTTGTAAAATTGGTTTAATAAAAAACTATCGTTTGGGTACAGCTGAAGTTGTACAGATTTTAGAAGAGAAATTTAGTGACAAAGTAATAAAAAGATTTGATAGGGATGAGATAACTACAGAGACAAAATTAAAAACTGTACTGAATGAATTTAATGATGGTAAAATTGATATATTAGTTGGCACTCAGATGTTAAGCAAGGGGCATGATTATCATAATGTAAAACTCGCTATTGTTTTGGGTATTGATTCGGTTTTAAGTATGAATAGTTACAGAGCAAGAGAAAATGCTCTTTCTTTACTTTTACAGATTGCTGGTAGAAGTGGAAGAAAAGGTTTTGGTGAAGTTATTATCCAAACTCAAAATAAAGAATTCTTTTCTAATTATATGCTACAAGATGATTATGAAACTTTTTTAAAAGATGAACTTGAATTTAGAAAAGAATTATACCCTCCATTTATGAAATTGGCAAAAGTTACTTTTGCCCATACTAATCATAATATTGCGTATAAGCAAATGGAATATAATATTGAAACTCTAATGAAAAATCAAGATATACAAGTCATTGGTTTTGGTGAAGAGGGAGTTTTTAAAGTTGCAAATAAATATAGATATAAAATAATGTTAAGAAGTAAAAGCCCAAAAGCCCTTTTAAATGCATTGTATCATATCAATTCAAATTGTGCAAGTATTGATATGGATACTATTTAG
- a CDS encoding AlwI family type II restriction endonuclease, translating into MKVDPYLQKLNDVFEKLNSSNKLHKINLTYVFFYNFQSFNKQYKFFSKNDNSIKFDLSLLSIYSFSKLDYRKQRFVFINLKKEEYINVEKYIKQIQNMSNIDLNTLIDKLIVNYQFMMKLINSIYGNSILKEDDKRLKLCFHTIKLIQVSQLINFQEYLEIKRNRQLFIISNIDWFGLDDLNFFNEKFQELNNNLPQLKKELLKFRKQRKSMKKLWSIATAVRNPERLRNFLITLKEMEGEVWNSQSQEEFQARLVKNRFYGYSNGQFYSTLSQATVQLIENLNHHISLTEAFNILREKNYPEGFAIRGRTSYKPLEKVGLAFIQNGKIKISSLGNYLLGDNYDIGEIFFRSFIKWQYPNPESRDFSNQSIYNIKPFIATLHLINEVNKICEQRNLRVKGISKQEFMIFGQSLLHYQDISLQAERLVEFRITLDSLQNSDEKKEYIINYIANFLSEFDNATDGNLHDYADNTIRYFRLTRYITVRGGGFYIDLEPRRMIEIQKLLETDNASAKEFTRDDYIAYMSDINQPILPWEEKNELLKIYRSTLDDIRNLEAQMSMDTYPFSLENEEIEYLKSEIEKLREYRHKLQNIELKQQLQDVSQIDEVIDKLTNIRTQDLKPSIALEKYITHALNIINDANEIKANSILSDDNDFIFTAPANKPDIECFYESFNSVCEVTMLINRDQWHNEGQPVMRHFRDFENVSSHQDNYCLFVAPSMHRDTINTFWMSVKYEYEGNPQKIIPLNISQIIQILETIKTLKLQNKSFSHLMFKQFLDEIVGLKNSVANSDEWLRTIPTVLNNFKQELLCS; encoded by the coding sequence ATGAAAGTAGACCCTTATCTACAAAAATTAAATGATGTATTTGAAAAATTAAATTCCTCAAATAAACTTCATAAAATAAATTTAACTTATGTGTTTTTTTATAACTTTCAATCTTTCAATAAACAGTATAAGTTTTTTTCAAAAAATGATAATAGTATTAAATTTGATTTATCATTACTAAGTATATATTCTTTTAGTAAATTAGATTACAGAAAACAAAGATTTGTTTTTATTAATTTAAAAAAAGAAGAATATATAAATGTTGAAAAATATATTAAACAAATTCAAAATATGTCTAACATTGATTTAAATACTTTAATAGATAAATTGATAGTTAACTATCAATTTATGATGAAATTAATAAATAGCATATATGGTAATAGTATTCTAAAAGAAGATGATAAGAGACTTAAATTATGCTTCCATACAATAAAATTGATACAAGTTAGTCAACTGATTAATTTTCAAGAATACTTGGAAATCAAAAGAAATCGTCAACTTTTTATTATTTCTAATATCGATTGGTTTGGTTTAGATGATTTAAACTTCTTCAACGAAAAATTCCAAGAGTTGAATAATAATTTACCTCAATTAAAAAAAGAGTTATTAAAATTTAGAAAACAAAGGAAATCTATGAAAAAACTTTGGTCAATTGCAACAGCAGTAAGAAACCCTGAAAGATTAAGAAATTTTTTAATAACTCTAAAAGAAATGGAGGGAGAAGTTTGGAATTCACAATCGCAAGAAGAATTTCAAGCAAGACTTGTAAAAAATAGATTTTATGGATATTCAAATGGACAGTTTTATTCTACTCTGTCCCAAGCAACAGTGCAATTAATAGAAAATTTAAATCATCACATTTCACTAACCGAGGCATTTAATATTTTACGAGAAAAAAACTATCCTGAAGGTTTTGCTATTCGAGGAAGAACTTCATATAAACCGCTTGAAAAAGTTGGACTTGCATTTATACAAAATGGCAAAATTAAAATCTCTTCCTTGGGAAATTATTTACTAGGTGATAATTATGATATTGGAGAAATATTTTTTAGAAGTTTTATTAAATGGCAATATCCAAATCCAGAATCAAGGGATTTTAGTAATCAAAGTATTTATAACATAAAACCATTTATTGCTACTTTACATCTTATAAATGAAGTTAATAAGATATGTGAACAAAGAAATTTAAGAGTTAAAGGTATTTCAAAACAAGAATTTATGATTTTTGGGCAAAGTTTACTACACTATCAAGATATAAGCTTACAAGCTGAAAGACTTGTAGAGTTTAGAATTACTCTTGACTCACTGCAAAATAGTGATGAGAAAAAAGAATATATTATTAATTATATAGCTAATTTTTTGAGTGAATTTGATAATGCCACGGATGGCAATCTACACGATTATGCTGACAATACAATAAGATATTTTAGGCTTACAAGATATATTACTGTTAGAGGTGGTGGATTTTATATAGATTTAGAACCTAGAAGAATGATAGAGATTCAAAAGCTTTTAGAAACAGATAATGCAAGTGCTAAAGAATTTACAAGAGATGACTATATCGCCTATATGTCAGATATTAATCAGCCAATATTGCCTTGGGAGGAAAAAAATGAACTTCTAAAAATTTATCGTAGCACACTAGATGATATAAGAAACTTGGAAGCACAAATGTCAATGGACACTTATCCATTTTCTCTTGAAAATGAAGAGATAGAGTATTTAAAATCAGAGATAGAAAAGCTAAGGGAATATAGACATAAGTTACAAAATATTGAATTAAAACAACAGTTACAAGATGTATCACAAATAGATGAAGTAATAGATAAACTAACTAATATTAGAACTCAAGATTTAAAACCGAGCATTGCACTTGAAAAATACATTACACACGCTTTAAATATTATTAACGATGCAAATGAGATTAAAGCTAATTCTATTTTAAGTGATGATAATGATTTTATTTTTACAGCACCTGCAAATAAGCCTGATATTGAATGTTTTTATGAAAGCTTTAATTCTGTATGTGAAGTTACTATGCTTATAAATCGTGACCAATGGCATAATGAAGGGCAACCAGTTATGAGACACTTTAGGGATTTTGAAAATGTTTCTAGTCATCAAGATAATTACTGCTTATTTGTGGCTCCTTCTATGCACCGTGATACAATCAATACTTTTTGGATGTCGGTAAAATATGAATATGAGGGTAATCCTCAAAAAATTATACCTTTGAATATTTCTCAGATTATCCAAATCCTTGAAACTATTAAAACATTAAAACTACAAAATAAATCATTTTCTCATCTAATGTTTAAACAATTTTTGGATGAAATTGTTGGATTAAAAAATAGCGTTGCTAACTCAGATGAATGGTTAAGAACAATACCTACAGTACTCAATAATTTTAAGCAAGAGTTATTATGCAGTTAA